A single region of the Neisseriaceae bacterium genome encodes:
- a CDS encoding isoprenyl transferase, translating into MKKVSSKNKSKAIPSHIAIIMDGNGRWAKKRKMPRVMGHKKGLEVLESIVKDCIDLGVKNLTVFAFSTENWKRPKIEVDFLMNLFLRSLECKIHELHKNNIRFRFIGNIHRLSHEIVEEIKKGEALTRNNNLFTITVAADYGGRWDIVNAVNQLIRDGYQEVTEDDIQSHLALHDLPEPELYIRTGGEIRISNFLLWQMAYTEFYFTGTLWPDFDKAQLILAIESFQNRERRFGRTSEQLLIHERRD; encoded by the coding sequence ATGAAAAAAGTTTCCTCTAAGAATAAAAGTAAAGCTATTCCTTCACATATAGCTATTATCATGGATGGTAACGGTAGATGGGCAAAGAAAAGAAAAATGCCCAGAGTTATGGGGCATAAAAAAGGTTTAGAGGTACTTGAGAGTATTGTTAAAGACTGTATTGATCTAGGAGTAAAGAATTTAACCGTGTTTGCTTTTTCTACTGAAAATTGGAAAAGGCCTAAGATCGAAGTTGATTTTTTAATGAATCTTTTTTTGAGATCATTAGAGTGTAAAATTCATGAATTACATAAAAATAATATTCGCTTTAGATTTATTGGTAATATTCATCGTTTGAGTCATGAAATAGTTGAGGAGATCAAAAAAGGTGAGGCATTAACTAGGAATAATAATCTGTTTACGATTACTGTTGCGGCGGATTATGGGGGGCGTTGGGATATCGTGAATGCGGTCAACCAGTTGATTCGAGATGGTTATCAAGAAGTTACAGAGGATGATATACAATCTCATTTAGCACTCCATGATTTGCCAGAGCCGGAGTTATATATTCGTACAGGTGGGGAAATTAGAATTAGTAATTTTCTACTTTGGCAGATGGCATATACAGAGTTCTATTTTACTGGTACTTTATGGCCAGATTTTGATAAAGCGCAGTTAATTCTAGCAATTGAATCATTTCAAAATAGGGAAAGAAGATTTGGTCGAACTTCAGAGCAACTACTGATACATGAAAGAAGAGACTAA